The genomic interval TGCGGTCGCCGCCATCAGTGAAACTCCCTGCGGCGGAAGAGTAAAGACTACCGCTGGCGAAATCGCCGCCACCATCGCCGCTGGAAAATCGGTGGTCGGAGGAGCAGTGGATCGGAAAGTCAGGGCTGCCGTGGTCGCTCCGTCCTCCTCCCGACCTCGATCTTCGCTTCGCCTTCCTCTGCGCCGCCACCGCCGAGCCCTCCGATCCCAACCCTACGGCCGGCATCCTCGGCTCCTTCGCATTCCCCTCGGATTCCAACGCCGGAACTGGACCTCGAAGGCACCGCACAGACTCCgcttttattaatattaaaaccACCAACTAAATTACCCACATCGGAATTACCCATTTAAATAACATCATAAATTAAATGACCAAAATAACACTGTGCATAAGGATAAGAGCTATCCTATCAAAGGGCATTTTCGTCCGAATGGAATCTTAGATTTCGGTGATGGACGCTTCCGGAGTCGGATCGGATACATTGTTCCTGACAGCATCTACGTAAGTCGTACCGTCCCATTGATCTACTTGTTACGTTGCGATTTTTTAGTGGCAAGTATAGGGCAATCCATCGCAGCGGATCGAACTTAGAGATACGATGCATCTCGATCCATGATTAGGACGGAATGGTGTTGGAGCAGATTAAATCGAACAGAGCCATAGTGTGGTCCGCGGAGTATCGGAAGCATTTCTGTTATGTGTTGGCGCCGCTAGTCACGAGATGGAGTTAATTGGCTCGTGTGGCTGGGCCCGCTAAGTGTGTCGTCATTAAGACCGTAATTAAGATTTTTGGATTTTTAGGATTAAACCATGAACCATTGGACGAACTCGACTTAGACAATAATATTCATGCAGTAACTTATAACTTCATAATAATTATAATGTGTAACAATTATTAAATCGTAGTCACTGTAACTTAGACTTATTGTATTAAATAATATTCatgtataataattataaataataactATTATAATCCAAACTTATTTTATTcaataatatttaataattattataaaactaattataatataaatttatcctATGCATATAACTAAGTTATATCGATCATTATTACGGACCAACTGTCAtgtcatattattttatttttatataataataataataatgtacaGCGTGCTTAACACAATTATTTAATTTACAAGGAACTCAGGATAGGTGAGATGGATTTGTTTTTAATATTTTTGCTAAATATGTGTGAATAGAGAAGAGGTAAAAGAGGATAGAAGTTTCATTGTGAATGGAATTTTAATCCCACATTGGTCTATGttaattcacatgcattgaggacgTGAACAAATATATGGAGAGATGCTCTTTTTGAGTACTTCGACAACTGCATTATCACCATTTTCTACGAGGCGAAGGCTGGCGACCTTGCGGGAGAAGATGGAGTGGTGGTGGCAATTCGAATCGCCAGTGAAGGCATTGAGTAGTTCAAGGTAGAGCCACTAAGGGACGCCGACAAGTGGttggagaagtgtcgcgcgatcGCGATGCAGAGGGCGGTGagaacgaagaagaagaagaaaataaaaagaggtgCCGTGATGAGGCCATACAGCGAAATAACGAAGAAGAAGTATTTTACAAGGAACTCAGGATAGGTGagatgaatttatttttaatattttttttattgaatatatgtgtgaatgaagaagagatgGAAGATGATAGAAGTTCTactgtgaatgagactttaatcccacattgggagtttcataaCATGTTGGTTGATCTATatttattcacatgcattgaCAATATGAATAAATACATAGAAAAAGACTCTCTCTCATCTCACGTTAGCCAAGGTTCAGATTACACGTACTAGAAACTAGTCCCTATTGGTAGTCTAAGATTATCtttattgtaagttgaatttaaattatgtataattttaaatttagttaaaTCTTCAAAAATCTCCAACGACAATTTTTaccctttatttttatttttaccttTTTGCCCTTTTCCCAACAATTTTTACCCTTTATTTTTTTCCGATTCTtgtttttgacaaaaaaaaaaaaaaaaattgagtagaATCTGTCGAGGCAGATCTGAAAGTGTTGACCAATTAGTGAGTTAGGTTTCGAAAGCCTCCAAACTGCGGTGGAGAAATGGCACTCACCTAATCACTCATCGGGATATCACTATCGAGAATCCAATGCAAGACTAACGAGACAATCAATGATGGCCCTAAACTgcatttgttttattttcataGTCCATTGTGTTGCTACTTTTGCCCCTGAAGCAGCAATGATGCAGTAACGtattcttaatttaattaaatctaaactttagtaaattaatatataaattttttataataaatagttACTTAAAAATATTGGATTGATGTACCGTCATTCCCTACAAAAGTTTCATAATCTAGTTTGATGATCTATAAGAAATTTTAGTGGAGCCaatacaaaaataaattaattggCTTAAAATTAGAcgctaataaaaataaaataatttttttaacaaaaaataaagtaTAGAAATGCTATTTCTCCATATATTAATGCTAAGTAAGTATGAACTTTCTTATAATGGATAAAGCTAAAATATCCAAAGTGTCAATTCTTATTGTCTTACGTGCATCCTCATCATAGTCAACATCGACATCGGCcaataaatgataaaaaaaattatcgaaataaaataaaaataaatccagCAGAAACTTTGTCTGGGCATGCAGCGAACGGCGAGGATGCTCCCATGTCGCGCCTTTCGATTCGATCAGCGGTCACCATCAGCCGTCGCTCGCGCTCTCCTCCTTATGACGCCACGTCGCACGATAGCCCGCACGCCCTTTAAAACTTATTACCGGCAGTTCACACGAGCCCTTTGCCGCCCGGAGAACCGCACCGGAAGTTTGATTGGGATAATTTTCTGGGGTCCATTTCGGGACCAATAAATGTACGGTAAAAGATCAGTTTAATCTGGTCGGGAGAAGCCAACACTTTCTTGCACCAGAGCTTTTTCCTCGGCCTGACACGTGGTTAGgaccaccaccacctcctccgCATACAATTAATTATCAGGCAAGAGAGTTCCAGTGTTCAACAACCACGCGAGACGAGTCTTCTTCCGCTAACACGAACGGTTTTCTCCGCAACGCGATCAATGCGAAAGCTTCGATTTGGTGATCGGAGTAAGTTTTTCTTGTATGGATGCATGTGTAGtgtttgattatttgaatttTGATGGTTATCTTGTTCGGATGTGATGATTGTAGATGATTGGATGTGAATTTTGGTGAGGATTTGTAAGTTTTTGTGATTggaggtggagaagaagtgatTTTTTGGAAGGATCTGATCGAGAATGAACTTTAACCAGCATTTGGTCATGGAAGGAGGATGTGAAGTTAAGGGCGGAGGAGGAGGAAGTGGTTTGGCGCGGCTGGCGTCCGTCTACTCGCTGACGTTCGACGAGTTCCAGAGTTCGTTGGGAGGATTCGGGAAGGACTTTGGCTCGATGAACATGGACGAGCTGCTGAAGAATATCTGGACCGCGGAAGAGAGCCAGGCGATGGCAGGCGCCGTTGCGCCCGGTGTCGGAGAGGGCGGCATCCAGGGGCAGGGGTCTTTCACTCTCCCTCGGACTCTGAGCCACATGACGGTCGATGAGATCTGGCGAGACCTTGTCTGCCCAGCCCATGCCGCCCCGGCTCCCGCCGCCGTTGGTGTCTCGCAGCAACATCGGCATCCGACGCTGGGCGAGATAACCCTTGAGGAATTCCTGGTCAAAGCTGGCGTTGTCAAAGAGGAACCAGCCACCATCCTGCCGCCGAGGCCGATCGGCAATACGACGGGCAATGTGATCTTCAACGATCTACCAGTTGTGAACAATGCCACTGATTTTTCTCTTGGATTTTCACCGGCTGGCCGAAGCAGTAGAGGTTCTGGTGTGAGCAATCAGATTGTTGATAGTGCTGCGGTTAATTTGGCGATGATAGCTGCCAACGAGGCAATGCCATTTGCAGTACCGCGGAGCGTGGTTGATTTGGGGAATCAGGCTATTAGAAGGGGAGGTCTTGCAGGAGTCGGCGAAGCAGGGATGAATGGTGGATTCATGCCTGGAGCTGTTGCCTTGGGCGCAGGAGCAGGTACAGTTACAGTTGCCTCTCCAGTGAACCATGCGCGCTCACATTCTTTCAGGAAGAGAAGTCGAGATCAGTCTTCTGTATCATCAGTTCCATACCCTTTTAGCGGAGGGTTGAGAGGAAGGAAATCCAGTGCTGTGGAGAAGGTATTTGAGAGGAGACAGAGGCGGATGATCAAGAACAGAGAGTCGGCTGCTAGATCACGTGCCAGGAAGCAGGTTTATCTTCTACTGCACTTTCTAATAGAGTTAGATGTAATCCAATCTCTCTATCTTGCATCGATGTCATGCttaggggtgagcaaaagttcGATTAAACCGACCGAATTTAAAAATTCGGTTTGATTTATTcggaaatttgattttttatttccAAAAAATCGGTTAATTTGGTTCGAGttcgattttaattttttttattcggttaaaccgaatatACTGAATTTTTAAACCAAATTGGTTTTTTAGACTATAAATTTTAGACtgaactaaatttttattaagtcaaactaaatttttagaaaaaatcggCTTATTCGGTTTTATTAAAAATTCGGTTTGATTGGTTTTTATCGAAAATCGGTTCGTTTCGGTTTGTTCAAAAAAATCAAATCGGTTCATTTAGTTTGGTTCGGttttaaccgaatactcaccCCTAGTCATGCTATTGCCTCCTCGGAGAATTTCACACTGCATCCACTGCAATGTTATCATTACCTAGCCAACTACTTGAGCTTGATGCTTTCTATTTTACCTTTTCACTGTTGCACCAGTCAACAACTAATGATTCAAGGTTATCATTTGGGACTTCCTTACCATTTGTTTTGGCATGATCTATATCAGGCTTATACGATGGAGTTGGAAACTGAAGTggcagaactaaaagaactaaaccaAGAATTGCAGAAGAAACAGGTAATCCTCTGTACAACTATTATTTTGATTAGTACATGCTAGGAGAATGGagacaataataaaatataagaGCAAGTTTATCGATTTTTTTCAAACTGGTTGAAATTCTCGCAAGATTAATCTCATTTTGTTGAGATGAGCTGTAGTTTTTCTCTCCCCCTCCTTACTTGAATCCAATCCTGCAATTTGCCTTGTAGCTAATCAGGTTTAATCCAAAAGTTTGAAATAGACCCTTCTAAGATGTGCTGGTGCTGAGCCGACCTTAGAGttttttcctttcatttttttttctttcctaatGTTCCTGAGACCATGTTTGGCCTTGCGGAGGTTTCTGACACCAGATGGGTGGACTCAGCGACAAAGCAATATCGATTCCCAAAGAGGGAAAATGATATGATGGTTGTAGATTCTAATATATTTTATCAACACTGCAAtatagattaattatttttacaACACATAGCTTATTGCCAAAAAaatctataatattttttttttgaaaaataatcactTTAAATCTAAAATAActgttaaagttaaaataaaaatgtGAATATTCTGATTAATTCGGTTCGAGTtcggttttaaattttttattcggttaaaccgaatagaCCGAATTTTTAAACTATAAATTTTAGACcgaactaaatttttattaagccaaaccaaatttttagaaaaaatcggtttattcggtttgTTCGGTTTTATTAAAAATTCGGTTCGATTCGGTTTGCTATTGCCTCCTCGGAGAATTTCACACTGCATCCACTGCATTGTTATCATTACCTAGCCAACTACTTGAGCTTGATGCTTTCTGTTTTACCTTTTCACTGTTGCACCAGTCAACAACTAATAATTCGAGGTTATCATTTGGGGCTTCCCTACCATTTGTTTTGGCATGATCTATATCAGACTTATACGATGAAGTTGGAAACTGAAGTGGCATAACTAAAAGAATTAAACCAAGAATTGCAGAAGAAACAGGTAATGCCTCTATACAACTATTATTGTGATTAGTACATGCTAGGAGAATGGAGACAATAATAAAGTATAAGAGCAAGTTTACCGATTTTATTCAAACGGGTTGAAATTCTCACAAGATTAATCTCATTTTGTTGAGATGAGCTGTAGTTTTTCTCTCCCCCTCCTTACTTGAATCCAATCGTGCAATTTGCCTTGTAGCTAATCTAGTTTAATCCAAAAGTTTGAAGTAGACCCTTCTAAGATGTGCTGGTGCTGAGCCGACCTTAGagtttttttctttcatttttttttctttcctaatGTTTCTGAGACCGTGTTTGGCCGTGCGGAGGTTTCTGACACCGGATGGGTGGACTCAACGACAAAGCAATATCGATTCCCAAAGAGGGAAAATGATATGATGGTTGTAGATTCTAATCTGTTTTATCAACAGTGCAAtatagattaattatttttacaACACATAGCTTATTGGCAAAAAaatctataatattttttttctgaaaaataatCACTTTAGATCTAAAACAACgcttaaagttaaaataaaaatgtGAATATTCTGctctaaaaaaatttaagaaaaaatggtaaatttattcttaaattttGGACTGCGTttaggggtgagcaaaagttcGGTTAAACCGATTAAACCGACCGAATTTAAAAATTCGGTTTGATTTATTCGGAAATTCGattttttgtttctaaaaaatcggttaattcggtttgagttcggttttaaatttttttattcggttaaaccgaatagaCCGAATTTTTAAACCAAATCGGTTTTTTAGACTATAAATTTTAGACggaactaaatttttattaagccAAACCAAATTTGCCAAAAAaatctataatattttttttctgaaaaataatCACTTTAAATCTAAGACAACtcttaaagttaaaataaaaatgtGAATATTCTGTTctaaaaaaattgaagaaaattgtaaatttattcttaaattttCGACTGTGTCAGACTATTTGATGAAATATCTTTCTTTTTGACGTCTTCACGTGTTTACAGGCAAAAATGATGGAGATGCAGAAAAATCAGGTGAACCATTTGACTCTATTCCAACTTTCAGTTATCATATCTTTAATATTTTCTTTCCTTGCCATGGTTTGGATTTTCTCTGTAATCATGGCAGTTATTATTTCCAAGTCTAATTTAGCATTTTAATCTTCATCTTGTTAACTCGAGCACCCTAAAAGTGTTTGCCATCTGAACTTTGACTTTGTTATAAATATTCTTTCAACTGCTAGGTGAGCTGGTGATATCATGACCATATATGGTCATGGCTAGACTTTCTTGAGTAGCATTGATCCTCAAACAAGAAGGACCACAGTGACCCAAGAGATAACTCCTCGTAATCGGAGTTAGCTTCACGAATCACATCCTCCATTGAATTCCTTGCAAAACAATATTAGTTGTAACATTTAAGACTCTTAAATCACTTTTATTAGTAGAACTGAAGATTTCTGGGTTTCCTGGATCTTCTTTGTTGCACATTtggttttaaaatttctttattttgcaCCTTTTGTTTTTACAATCAAAATTATTGCTAGAAGAGCTAATTAGGAAGTTATCTTCTAGGAAAACATCAAAACTATTGGAATTGGTATGATTTGAATGCAGAATCTTTTGATCTAATAGAATATTAAAGTTGATTGGCCAATCATTTATCCAAAGGTGTTGGAAAATTAACTGTTCTATACATATATGACATTTTGGTCAAGTGTACTATCGCTTGACGTTTTCTTCAGTTGCTACCTC from Zingiber officinale cultivar Zhangliang chromosome 6B, Zo_v1.1, whole genome shotgun sequence carries:
- the LOC121989789 gene encoding bZIP transcription factor TRAB1-like, with the translated sequence MNFNQHLVMEGGCEVKGGGGGSGLARLASVYSLTFDEFQSSLGGFGKDFGSMNMDELLKNIWTAEESQAMAGAVAPGVGEGGIQGQGSFTLPRTLSHMTVDEIWRDLVCPAHAAPAPAAVGVSQQHRHPTLGEITLEEFLVKAGVVKEEPATILPPRPIGNTTGNVIFNDLPVVNNATDFSLGFSPAGRSSRGSGVSNQIVDSAAVNLAMIAANEAMPFAVPRSVVDLGNQAIRRGGLAGVGEAGMNGGFMPGAVALGAGAGTVTVASPVNHARSHSFRKRSRDQSSVSSVPYPFSGGLRGRKSSAVEKVFERRQRRMIKNRESAARSRARKQAYTMELETEVAELKELNQELQKKQAKMMEMQKNQVLRMINQQPGPKKPCLRRTQTGPW